The Candidatus Cloacimonadota bacterium genome window below encodes:
- a CDS encoding ABC transporter permease has product MKSDTLKIAKWELMRYLTNKQYLISLVITPVIIVALMAIPTLLAILDKPRETTFYIVDELGILEQLRAGIAEPHIILKEAEDIDDLPEQIYNEKASGYILIDRDFWHSGEISYYYNKLNHEELGLIRSVLNGMLGAHRMQELGLDEEELAFLKEEVKVTRNALEKAETLDKNVIVVSVVFMALVFIMIFSAGTMLMQSALQERRDRMAEIVLSSIKPASLMQGKIIGHFLLAFIQIVFWLFVSIPGVIYFLNFPVFDALQASRLGMVFFFGLGGYMLYSSIYVSIGATMDDMQSAGNTQSLAMMLPMFSILFVAPIIENPDGLVSRFASLFPLTSPMAVVIRSVFVKIPLWEILLSAVLLLASIYLISRLAAKIFRVGMLMYGKTANFGEMMRWLRYKD; this is encoded by the coding sequence ATGAAAAGTGATACTTTAAAGATCGCTAAATGGGAATTGATGCGGTACCTTACTAACAAGCAGTATCTCATCAGCTTGGTGATAACTCCGGTAATAATAGTAGCCCTAATGGCAATTCCTACTCTGTTGGCAATATTGGATAAACCACGCGAAACTACTTTCTACATAGTTGATGAGCTGGGGATATTGGAACAATTACGAGCCGGGATTGCAGAGCCTCACATTATCTTGAAAGAAGCAGAAGATATTGATGATCTACCCGAACAGATATACAATGAAAAGGCATCTGGCTATATTCTGATTGATAGGGATTTTTGGCATAGCGGAGAAATAAGCTATTATTACAACAAGTTGAATCATGAAGAACTGGGGCTAATTCGCTCTGTTTTAAACGGTATGCTTGGTGCACATCGCATGCAAGAGCTTGGCTTAGATGAAGAGGAGCTAGCGTTTCTTAAGGAGGAAGTAAAGGTTACCCGCAACGCTTTGGAAAAAGCGGAAACCTTGGATAAAAACGTAATAGTGGTTTCGGTAGTATTCATGGCTTTGGTGTTTATTATGATCTTCTCCGCAGGTACGATGCTGATGCAGAGTGCGCTGCAAGAGCGCCGGGACAGAATGGCTGAGATTGTACTTTCATCCATCAAACCCGCTAGCTTGATGCAAGGCAAGATAATCGGTCACTTTCTGTTGGCATTTATCCAGATTGTCTTTTGGCTGTTTGTCAGCATTCCCGGAGTCATCTATTTTCTAAACTTTCCTGTATTTGACGCTCTTCAAGCCAGCCGACTGGGGATGGTATTTTTCTTTGGCTTGGGTGGATATATGCTATATAGCTCAATCTATGTTAGCATTGGAGCCACAATGGACGATATGCAAAGCGCTGGGAATACTCAAAGCCTGGCAATGATGTTGCCCATGTTTTCCATCCTCTTTGTTGCGCCTATAATAGAGAATCCCGATGGCTTGGTATCCAGATTTGCCAGCTTGTTTCCACTCACCAGTCCTATGGCTGTGGTGATAAGATCGGTATTTGTAAAAATCCCACTGTGGGAGATACTTCTAAGCGCAGTATTGCTTTTAGCATCCATATATTTAATTTCCCGATTGGCAGCCAAAATCTTCCGCGTTGGTATGTTAATGTATGGTAAAACGGCGAATTTTGGTGAAATGATGCGCTGGCTGCGATACAAAGATTAA
- a CDS encoding ATP-binding cassette domain-containing protein, translated as MPGLQVCELCKSYANKLVADHISFSVQSGEIMGFLGPNGAGKTTTIRMIMGITAPDSGKIEFLDQKSQGIPCSAIGYLPEERGLYKESKVIGILRFLAGLKGVDRNTATQRAYKWLKKFDLTAYANRKVEELSKGMAQKVQFIATVIHEPQYIILDEPFSGLDPVSQDTFKYELRALADSGVTILLSSHQMNILEELCDKIFLINHGKELFFGRITDLQDLYGSFAIKLKLKDMAEAEMQRLSALPTVASVVQNGQNSVELLMKEGMNPQSLLKEIPVDIGLSELSLAKTSLHEIFVKIAKEASDEK; from the coding sequence ATGCCCGGCTTACAGGTATGTGAACTTTGTAAGAGCTATGCGAATAAACTGGTTGCAGATCATATCAGTTTTTCTGTGCAAAGTGGTGAGATCATGGGTTTTTTGGGACCCAATGGAGCGGGGAAAACAACAACTATTCGCATGATTATGGGTATTACTGCCCCAGATAGCGGTAAGATTGAGTTTTTGGATCAGAAAAGTCAGGGAATTCCGTGTTCTGCAATTGGCTATCTGCCGGAAGAACGAGGTTTGTACAAGGAATCCAAAGTGATCGGCATCTTACGGTTTCTGGCAGGGCTGAAAGGCGTGGATAGGAATACGGCAACCCAGCGAGCATATAAATGGCTGAAGAAGTTTGATTTAACTGCATACGCCAATCGTAAAGTGGAAGAACTCTCGAAAGGCATGGCACAAAAAGTCCAATTTATCGCTACGGTAATTCACGAGCCCCAGTATATAATATTGGATGAACCTTTTTCAGGTCTGGACCCCGTAAGCCAAGATACTTTTAAGTACGAGTTAAGAGCTTTGGCAGATAGTGGCGTCACTATCTTACTTTCTTCACATCAAATGAACATTCTGGAAGAGCTTTGCGATAAGATATTCCTCATCAATCACGGAAAGGAGCTTTTCTTTGGCAGGATCACTGATTTACAGGATCTTTATGGCAGTTTTGCAATAAAACTGAAGCTGAAGGATATGGCAGAGGCAGAAATGCAACGACTATCAGCATTACCTACGGTGGCAAGTGTAGTCCAAAATGGACAGAATTCAGTGGAGCTTCTCATGAAAGAGGGAATGAATCCTCAAAGCCTACTTAAAGAGATTCCAGTAGATATTGGTCTATCGGAACTGAGCTTGGCAAAAACAAGCTTGCATGAGATTTTTGTAAAGATAGCCAAGGAGGCAAGCGATGAAAAGTGA